In Pleurocapsa sp. PCC 7319, the following are encoded in one genomic region:
- the metG gene encoding methionine--tRNA ligase → MNNSTDNHKFALTTPLYYVNGVPHIGSAYTTIVADAVARFQRLQGKSVLFITGTDEHGQKIQRTATEQGLEPQVHCDRIVESFKSLWEQLNIQYDRFSRTTASEHQTIVNEFFERVWKQGDIYLDRQQGWYCVSCEEFKEDRELIEDHHCAIHTNKQAEWRDEQNYFFRLSKYQQQLEELCESQPDFIQPVSRRNEVLNFIKQGLKDFSISRVNLDWGFPIPVDEEHTIYVWFDALLGYITALLEPGQEPSLDNALSQWWPINLHLIGKDILRFHAVYWPAMLASAGLPLPKRVFGHGFLTKDGLKMGKTLGNTIDPFDLVDRYGSDAVRYYFLKEIELGKDGDFNETRFINVLNADLANDLGNLLNRTLGMLTKYCQGNGPQLTSTDYSSDHPLKSIGMDLGDRVIQAYKNLQFSQACQEILTLVRASNKYIDDSAPWSLFKQEKQTEVEQILYAVLESVRLSAYLLSPIIPNISSKIYQQLGFDWDFNSHQQAQAKENFPIHSSWGKLSTNKTLGKASPIFSKLELPSED, encoded by the coding sequence ATGAATAATTCTACTGATAACCATAAATTTGCTTTAACTACCCCCCTTTATTACGTCAACGGTGTGCCTCACATCGGTAGTGCTTACACCACTATTGTGGCAGATGCCGTAGCTAGATTTCAGCGTTTGCAGGGTAAATCTGTCTTATTTATTACCGGGACAGATGAACATGGACAAAAAATTCAGCGCACTGCAACTGAACAGGGTTTAGAACCTCAAGTTCATTGCGATCGCATTGTTGAGAGTTTTAAATCCCTCTGGGAACAGCTCAATATCCAATATGATCGCTTTAGCCGTACCACTGCGTCAGAACATCAGACCATTGTTAACGAGTTTTTTGAGCGTGTTTGGAAACAAGGGGATATCTATCTTGATCGTCAGCAGGGCTGGTACTGCGTCTCTTGCGAAGAGTTTAAAGAAGATCGGGAGTTAATTGAAGATCATCACTGTGCTATTCACACCAATAAACAGGCAGAATGGCGTGATGAACAAAATTATTTCTTTCGCCTTTCCAAATATCAGCAACAACTGGAAGAACTGTGTGAATCTCAACCAGATTTTATTCAACCAGTTAGTCGACGCAATGAAGTCCTCAATTTTATTAAACAAGGTTTAAAGGATTTTTCAATTTCTCGTGTCAATTTAGATTGGGGGTTCCCAATCCCTGTAGATGAGGAACATACTATCTATGTCTGGTTTGATGCTCTTTTAGGGTATATCACAGCATTACTTGAGCCAGGTCAAGAACCTAGTTTAGATAATGCTTTATCTCAGTGGTGGCCAATTAATTTACATTTAATCGGTAAAGATATATTAAGATTTCATGCGGTTTACTGGCCAGCTATGTTAGCTTCTGCTGGTTTGCCTTTACCAAAAAGAGTGTTTGGTCATGGTTTTTTAACCAAAGATGGACTCAAAATGGGTAAAACTTTGGGAAATACCATTGACCCCTTTGATTTAGTCGATAGATATGGTTCAGACGCTGTACGCTATTACTTTCTTAAAGAGATCGAATTGGGTAAAGACGGCGATTTTAATGAAACTCGTTTTATTAATGTGCTTAATGCCGATCTAGCTAACGATCTGGGTAATTTGCTTAATCGAACTTTGGGAATGTTGACCAAATATTGCCAAGGAAACGGACCGCAATTAACCAGCACCGACTATAGTTCAGACCATCCACTGAAAAGTATTGGTATGGACTTGGGCGATCGCGTTATCCAAGCATATAAAAATCTTCAATTTAGTCAAGCTTGTCAAGAAATTTTAACTTTAGTGCGTGCCAGCAATAAATATATTGATGACAGTGCACCCTGGAGTTTATTTAAACAGGAAAAACAAACTGAAGTCGAGCAAATCTTATACGCTGTCTTAGAGTCTGTCCGTTTGTCGGCTTATTTGCTATCCCCCATTATTCCAAACATCAGCAGTAAAATATATCAGCAATTAGGATTTGATTGGGATTTTAATAGCCATCAGCAAGCACAAGCGAAAGAGAACTTTCCGATTCACTCATCTTGGGGCAAACTATCAACCAATAAGACTTTGGGCAAAGCCAGTCCTATATTTTCTAAGCTGGAATTACCGTCAGAAGATTAA